In one window of Limisphaera ngatamarikiensis DNA:
- a CDS encoding PAS domain S-box protein, whose product MSAPRNPPEPHSNTGGQSDQALGCTIRLNARGRIEDVDPAFLQVTGWEKRDLLGRSWTELLDTPNPSPAIEPARSAGDLPPFGHGWCRRADGSPWAVLWELVRDADGTLQVRFRPAPVTNGGIPTPGPSPDRARVILQSIGDAVLTTDATGCVEYLNPVAERLTGWSLAEARGRPIQEVFPIVNEETGQPVESPVTRVLREGIVVGLANHTILRSRDGREIPISDAGAPVRDETGNLIGVVLVFRDQTDERRWQRHRDAERDLLEWHARGEPVEEWLTRLCRAYESIHPGALCSVLLLEGDCLRSAAGPSLPEAYQRAIDGVRIGPNVGSCGTAAWRRERVIVSDIASSPLWQGWQDLAARFGLAACWSFPILNRRQQVLGTFAVYYREPRGPTDEEIETLERWAHLAGLVIEHQRVLDELRRSESRLAEAQARARLGSWELDLRTGHGEWSVEMARLHGWPESQPAPSFEEFLSLVHPSDQPRIRSIHQRLGLARAPFMVEYRTHPERGPVRHIQVRIEVIRDAEGQPVRVVGTSLDITDRVRLEEQIRHREEQFRRLIEHAPEAVVLLDVASGRFVLANTAAQRLFRFTDREILQRGLIDLSPEFQPDGEPSAIKAHRYIAAALAGETPVFEWTHRDAQGHEIPCEVRLLRMEFDGRVVVRGSILDISQRKAAEERIRRLTRAHALRSAASQLIVREQDDDALLAGVCRIAVEVGGLPGACILRMDSSTDECTVAAAAHPANTDAAAVTQACHQVTSWAALRDAIRQGRPWTTSLADPDRAGFAPEPILPPGIRSVGCFPVHADEQARWALLAMADVAGYFDGDTTRLFADLAADVGLALQTHRNERQRREAEERLRRSEERFRLLIENITDLITVVDRQAIVRYLSPSVRRVLGYDPDQLIGRCALALVHPEDVQVVLEGLDRAIQQPDLPPITVGFRLRDLQGNWHRFEAVGRFAPDLLPGGAVVVNLRDVTEMRQLEEQFRQAQKMEAVGRLAGGVAHDFNNILSVIMMQTELIRLSVPEETLPTEVTEGLDQIRLAAERAAALTRQLLMFSRKQVMQTRELDLNDVVATLVKMIQRIIGEDIQLQLRLDPDPLPVRADPGMLDQVLMNLVVNARDAMPRGGQLTLATDRRVVPSGSGPTPPDLPPGTYAVLRVRDTGVGIPEEHLSRIFEPFFTTKEPGKGTGLGLATVFGVAKQHGGTVTVISEVGRGSTFEVWLPLLEKAIRPGAGPAVAPPPGGSETILLVEDDEPVRSLTRAVLESAGYRVLVARDGLEALALWQARHEPVHLLFTDLVMPGGLGGRELAQKLRQQDPRLRVVFCTGYSAELAGRDLELGPGQALLEKPANPLEILQTVRRCLDAV is encoded by the coding sequence ATGTCCGCACCCCGAAATCCACCTGAGCCCCACTCCAACACCGGCGGCCAGTCCGACCAGGCACTGGGATGCACAATCCGGCTCAATGCACGGGGCCGGATTGAGGACGTCGATCCGGCCTTTCTACAGGTCACAGGCTGGGAGAAACGGGATCTTTTGGGCCGGTCCTGGACCGAACTCTTGGACACCCCCAACCCGTCGCCCGCCATCGAGCCGGCACGGTCCGCCGGCGATCTCCCACCATTCGGTCATGGTTGGTGCCGGCGCGCTGATGGATCCCCATGGGCGGTCCTGTGGGAACTTGTCCGAGACGCGGACGGCACCCTGCAAGTGCGGTTTCGACCGGCGCCGGTCACCAACGGCGGCATCCCAACACCGGGGCCATCCCCGGATCGCGCCAGGGTGATCCTTCAAAGCATCGGCGATGCAGTGCTCACCACCGACGCCACCGGGTGCGTGGAGTATCTGAATCCGGTTGCCGAGCGTCTGACGGGGTGGTCCCTGGCCGAGGCGCGCGGCCGCCCGATCCAGGAAGTCTTCCCCATCGTTAACGAAGAAACCGGCCAGCCGGTCGAGTCCCCGGTAACCCGCGTGCTCCGGGAGGGCATCGTCGTCGGATTGGCCAATCACACCATCCTCCGCAGCCGCGACGGCCGCGAAATCCCCATCAGCGACGCCGGCGCCCCCGTTCGCGACGAAACCGGCAACCTCATCGGCGTGGTGCTGGTGTTCCGCGACCAAACCGATGAACGTCGTTGGCAACGGCATCGTGACGCCGAGCGCGACCTCCTGGAATGGCATGCCCGCGGCGAACCGGTGGAGGAGTGGTTGACACGGTTGTGCCGGGCCTATGAATCAATTCACCCGGGTGCGCTCTGTTCGGTACTGCTGTTGGAAGGCGATTGCCTGCGCTCGGCGGCAGGGCCATCCCTGCCCGAGGCCTATCAGCGGGCCATTGACGGGGTGCGGATTGGACCGAACGTCGGTTCCTGCGGCACGGCCGCCTGGCGCAGGGAACGCGTCATCGTTTCGGACATTGCCTCCAGTCCGCTCTGGCAGGGATGGCAGGATCTGGCCGCCCGGTTCGGGCTGGCGGCGTGCTGGTCGTTTCCCATTCTCAACCGGCGCCAGCAGGTGCTGGGCACTTTCGCCGTGTACTACCGGGAGCCGCGCGGACCCACCGACGAGGAGATCGAAACTCTGGAGCGCTGGGCGCACCTGGCCGGGCTGGTGATCGAACATCAGCGGGTACTGGACGAACTGCGCCGAAGCGAGAGCCGGCTGGCCGAGGCCCAGGCACGGGCCCGCCTCGGCAGTTGGGAACTCGACCTGCGCACCGGACACGGTGAATGGTCCGTGGAAATGGCCCGACTCCACGGTTGGCCGGAAAGCCAGCCGGCGCCTTCGTTCGAGGAATTCCTGAGCCTGGTCCATCCATCCGACCAGCCCCGGATCCGCTCCATCCATCAACGGCTGGGGCTGGCCCGTGCGCCGTTCATGGTGGAGTACAGGACCCACCCCGAGCGCGGCCCCGTGCGCCACATCCAGGTGCGGATCGAGGTGATCCGCGACGCAGAAGGCCAACCCGTCCGGGTTGTGGGAACCTCGCTGGACATCACCGACCGGGTCCGGCTCGAAGAGCAAATCCGACATCGCGAGGAACAATTCCGCCGGTTGATCGAGCACGCCCCCGAAGCCGTGGTGCTGTTGGATGTGGCCAGCGGCCGGTTCGTGCTGGCCAACACCGCCGCCCAACGGCTGTTTCGGTTCACCGACCGCGAGATCCTCCAACGGGGCCTCATTGATCTGAGCCCGGAATTTCAACCCGACGGCGAGCCCTCGGCCATCAAGGCGCACCGCTACATCGCAGCCGCCCTGGCCGGCGAAACCCCCGTGTTCGAATGGACCCATCGCGATGCCCAAGGGCATGAAATCCCCTGCGAAGTCCGACTGCTGCGCATGGAGTTCGACGGACGGGTGGTGGTGCGCGGCAGCATCCTGGACATTTCCCAGCGCAAGGCCGCCGAGGAACGAATTCGCCGGCTGACCCGCGCCCACGCCCTGCGCAGCGCAGCCAGCCAACTGATCGTGCGTGAGCAGGATGACGATGCCCTCCTGGCCGGTGTATGCCGCATCGCCGTCGAGGTCGGCGGTCTTCCGGGTGCCTGCATCCTCCGGATGGATTCATCCACCGACGAGTGCACCGTTGCGGCCGCAGCACACCCGGCCAACACCGATGCCGCGGCGGTCACACAGGCATGCCACCAGGTGACTTCATGGGCCGCGCTCCGGGATGCCATCCGTCAGGGCCGGCCGTGGACCACCTCCCTGGCGGATCCGGACCGTGCCGGGTTTGCGCCAGAGCCCATCCTCCCGCCGGGCATTCGGTCGGTGGGCTGTTTCCCCGTCCACGCCGACGAGCAAGCCCGATGGGCCCTGCTGGCCATGGCCGATGTGGCGGGCTATTTCGATGGGGACACCACCCGGCTGTTCGCCGACCTGGCAGCCGATGTCGGCCTGGCCCTCCAGACCCATAGAAACGAACGGCAACGCCGCGAAGCCGAAGAACGTCTCCGCCGGAGCGAAGAACGGTTCCGCCTGCTCATCGAGAACATCACCGACCTGATCACCGTCGTGGACCGGCAGGCGATCGTTCGCTACCTGAGCCCGTCGGTCAGGCGTGTGCTGGGTTACGACCCCGACCAGCTCATCGGCCGGTGCGCCCTGGCGTTGGTCCACCCGGAGGACGTCCAGGTCGTGCTCGAAGGATTGGACCGGGCAATCCAGCAGCCCGACCTGCCTCCGATCACCGTCGGCTTCCGCCTCCGCGACCTTCAGGGTAACTGGCACCGGTTCGAAGCCGTGGGGCGATTCGCGCCCGATCTGCTGCCCGGCGGCGCCGTGGTGGTAAACCTCCGCGATGTCACCGAAATGCGCCAGCTGGAGGAACAGTTCCGGCAGGCCCAGAAAATGGAAGCCGTCGGTCGCCTGGCCGGAGGCGTGGCCCACGACTTCAACAACATCCTGTCGGTGATCATGATGCAGACCGAGCTGATTCGCCTGTCCGTGCCGGAAGAGACGTTGCCCACCGAGGTCACCGAAGGCCTGGACCAGATTCGCCTGGCGGCCGAACGCGCGGCAGCCCTGACCCGGCAACTCCTGATGTTCAGCCGCAAACAGGTCATGCAAACGCGCGAACTGGACCTCAACGACGTGGTGGCGACCCTCGTCAAGATGATCCAGCGCATCATTGGCGAGGACATTCAGCTCCAGTTGCGGCTGGATCCCGACCCGCTGCCCGTCCGGGCCGATCCGGGCATGCTGGATCAGGTGCTGATGAACCTGGTGGTAAACGCAAGGGACGCGATGCCGCGTGGCGGTCAATTGACCCTGGCCACCGACCGAAGGGTCGTGCCCTCCGGATCCGGCCCGACTCCGCCGGACCTGCCTCCGGGCACATACGCGGTCCTGCGCGTCCGCGACACCGGCGTCGGCATCCCCGAGGAACATTTAAGCCGGATTTTCGAACCCTTTTTCACCACCAAGGAGCCCGGCAAGGGAACCGGCTTGGGCCTGGCCACCGTGTTCGGTGTTGCCAAACAGCATGGAGGCACGGTGACGGTCATCAGCGAAGTCGGCCGCGGCAGCACGTTCGAAGTGTGGTTGCCCCTGCTGGAAAAAGCCATACGACCCGGGGCCGGACCTGCAGTCGCCCCACCCCCGGGCGGTTCCGAAACGATCCTGCTGGTTGAAGACGATGAGCCGGTTCGGTCTCTGACCCGGGCCGTGCTGGAATCGGCGGGTTACCGCGTGCTGGTTGCGCGGGACGGCCTCGAGGCCCTGGCGCTCTGGCAGGCCAGACACGAGCCGGTGCACCTGCTGTTCACCGACCTCGTCATGCCCGGCGGCCTGGGCGGCCGTGAACTGGCGCAAAAACTCCGACAGCAAGACCCGCGGCTCCGGGTGGTCTTTTGCACGGGTTACAGTGCCGAGCTGGCCGGCCGGGACCTGGAGCTCGGCCCCGGCCAGGCCCTGCTGGAAAAGCCGGCCAACCCGTTGGAGATCCTTCAGACCGTCCGCCGCTGTCTCGACGCTGTCTGA
- the lpxA gene encoding acyl-ACP--UDP-N-acetylglucosamine O-acyltransferase, translated as MIHPTAVVDPEARLDPTVEVGPFAVIGRDVELGPGCVVGPHVVLWGRLRAGAHNRFHAGCVIGDAPQDLKYKGVPTGVRIGDHNVFREHVTVHRSNSPEEDTVIGSNNFFMAHSHVAHNCVIGNHVIVANGALLGGHVIVEDRAFLSGNCLVHQFVRVGTLAMMQGGSAISQDLPPFTMAWGDNTLCGLNWVGLRRAGFSAAERLELKQLYRWLFLSGRPLREALDEARIRFSSAPARRLIEFIEQSRRGICRHGSRARRTGSPDEDRESAQADTAPSGPGPD; from the coding sequence ATGATTCACCCCACGGCAGTCGTGGATCCGGAAGCCCGACTCGACCCCACGGTGGAGGTGGGCCCGTTCGCGGTCATCGGTCGAGACGTGGAACTCGGCCCGGGCTGCGTGGTCGGGCCGCACGTCGTGTTGTGGGGCCGACTCCGGGCGGGCGCGCATAACCGGTTCCATGCCGGTTGCGTGATCGGCGACGCCCCGCAGGACCTCAAGTACAAGGGCGTCCCCACGGGCGTGCGGATCGGCGACCACAACGTGTTCCGCGAGCACGTCACGGTCCACCGCAGCAACAGCCCCGAAGAGGACACCGTCATCGGCTCAAACAACTTCTTCATGGCCCACAGCCACGTGGCCCACAACTGCGTCATCGGCAATCACGTCATCGTTGCCAACGGGGCACTCCTGGGCGGGCACGTCATCGTCGAGGACCGCGCCTTTCTGTCCGGCAACTGTCTGGTGCACCAGTTCGTCCGGGTGGGGACCCTGGCCATGATGCAGGGCGGCTCCGCCATCAGCCAGGACCTGCCCCCCTTCACCATGGCCTGGGGCGACAACACGTTGTGCGGGCTGAACTGGGTCGGGCTGCGTCGTGCGGGATTCTCCGCCGCGGAACGGCTGGAGTTGAAGCAACTCTATCGCTGGCTGTTTCTGTCGGGTCGGCCCCTGCGCGAGGCGCTGGACGAAGCACGAATCCGTTTCAGCTCCGCCCCGGCGCGCAGGCTGATCGAATTCATTGAACAGAGCCGGCGCGGCATCTGCCGGCACGGCTCCCGTGCCCGTCGCACCGGATCGCCCGACGAAGACCGGGAATCGGCGCAGGCCGACACTGCGCCATCCGGCCCGGGCCCGGACTAG
- the rpmI gene encoding 50S ribosomal protein L35: MRRPRAIKTRKAVAKRFKITATGKVLRSRAGRRHLLQGKSPKRRRSLRKQVLVTEADAERVLANLPFSHRG; encoded by the coding sequence ATGCGACGTCCCCGAGCCATCAAAACACGCAAGGCCGTGGCGAAACGATTCAAAATCACCGCCACGGGCAAGGTCCTGCGCTCGCGCGCCGGACGCCGGCACCTGTTGCAGGGCAAAAGCCCCAAACGCCGCCGTTCGTTGCGCAAGCAGGTGCTCGTCACCGAGGCCGACGCCGAACGCGTCCTGGCCAACCTGCCATTCAGCCACCGCGGCTGA
- the rplT gene encoding 50S ribosomal protein L20 — MRVTNAPASRKRRKRMIRAAKGYRLRRSKLYRYASDAVDHGRQYAYRDRRTRKREFRRLWQIRINAAVRAAGLTYNRFIEGLKAAQCALDRKILADLAAQDAPAFAQIIELAKKGLQEKQAKLAAAA; from the coding sequence ATGCGAGTCACCAACGCACCAGCTTCCCGCAAACGCCGAAAACGAATGATCCGGGCGGCCAAGGGCTACCGCCTGCGCCGCTCCAAACTCTACCGGTACGCATCCGACGCCGTGGATCACGGCCGCCAGTACGCCTACCGCGATCGGCGCACCCGCAAACGCGAGTTCCGGCGACTCTGGCAAATCCGCATCAACGCCGCCGTCCGCGCCGCCGGCCTCACCTACAACCGCTTCATCGAAGGTTTGAAGGCCGCTCAATGTGCGCTGGACCGCAAAATCCTGGCCGACCTGGCCGCCCAGGACGCTCCGGCCTTCGCTCAAATCATTGAGCTGGCCAAAAAGGGCCTCCAGGAAAAGCAGGCCAAACTGGCCGCCGCAGCCTGA
- a CDS encoding DUF1559 domain-containing protein, with product MIHRNGRCPAPSIQGATPRHNTSAAAFTLIELLVVIAIIAILASMLLPALGRAKETARRISCNNNLRQLALATRLYVDDNEGFFPPRLVNGRWPHRLQPYYRELRLLVCPSDGPNPATQPVNTNLYPADGAPRSYLINAFNDYFQSVLSAEQWQAYVQAQYPQGMKELMVRHPSDTILFGEKETRSPHYYMDFYEGNGNDVDEVEQSRHSGAGAGTRSGGSNFAFIDGSVRFLKFGRSLIPVNLWAVTEAARTNLAGF from the coding sequence ATGATCCACAGAAATGGACGCTGTCCGGCCCCATCTATTCAGGGGGCGACGCCCCGGCATAATACCTCAGCCGCCGCATTCACCCTGATCGAGTTGCTGGTCGTCATCGCAATCATAGCCATCCTGGCCAGCATGTTGCTCCCCGCCCTGGGCCGGGCCAAGGAGACCGCACGACGCATCTCCTGTAACAACAACCTGCGCCAGCTCGCCCTGGCCACACGGCTGTACGTGGACGACAACGAAGGCTTCTTCCCGCCGCGGTTGGTCAACGGCCGCTGGCCGCACCGGCTCCAACCCTACTACCGCGAGTTGCGACTCCTGGTGTGTCCCAGTGACGGGCCCAATCCCGCCACCCAGCCCGTCAACACCAACCTCTATCCCGCTGACGGCGCCCCCCGCAGCTACCTGATCAACGCCTTCAACGATTATTTCCAGAGCGTGCTGTCCGCAGAGCAGTGGCAGGCCTACGTCCAAGCCCAATACCCACAAGGGATGAAGGAACTCATGGTCCGGCATCCCTCCGATACCATCCTGTTCGGTGAAAAGGAGACCCGATCGCCCCACTATTACATGGACTTCTACGAGGGCAACGGCAACGACGTGGACGAGGTCGAACAAAGCCGGCACTCCGGCGCAGGAGCCGGAACCCGATCCGGAGGGTCCAACTTCGCCTTCATCGACGGTAGCGTGCGGTTCCTGAAGTTCGGTCGCAGCCTCATACCCGTCAACCTCTGGGCCGTCACCGAAGCTGCTCGAACCAACCTGGCAGGGTTCTGA
- a CDS encoding pyridoxal-phosphate-dependent aminotransferase family protein: MGHVKLHIPGPVEVSERTFRAFCRPMIGHRGQGFKDLYARLQPKLQQLLYTKRPVFLSTSSAWGVMEAAIRNLVRRRVLNCMCGAFSDKWHDVSKRCGKEAEPLQVPWGSPIRAEAVDKKLATGQFDAVTIIHNETSTGVMSPLEEIAALKRKYPDVMFIVDTVSSMSAVKLPFDELGIDVMLAGTQKAFALPPGMTVFVCSEAAMQRAATIPDRGYYFDFLEFQKNAEQNMTPSTPSIPHVYALDDKLDEILAEGLEARFERHRRTNQMVRDWAARHGFTLFPEPGFESRTLTCINNGAKPGGRVIDVPRFQQLVKERGFLIDGGYGKIKGTTFRVSNMGNETEETMAELLAAMDDALKAL, translated from the coding sequence ATGGGACACGTAAAGTTGCACATACCGGGCCCGGTGGAGGTGAGTGAACGGACTTTCCGGGCGTTTTGCCGGCCGATGATCGGACATCGGGGGCAGGGGTTCAAGGACCTGTACGCGCGGTTGCAGCCGAAGCTGCAGCAGCTGTTGTACACGAAGCGGCCGGTGTTTCTGTCCACCTCCAGTGCGTGGGGTGTGATGGAGGCGGCGATTCGTAATCTGGTTCGGCGCAGGGTGTTGAACTGCATGTGCGGCGCGTTTTCCGACAAGTGGCACGATGTGTCCAAACGTTGTGGCAAGGAGGCCGAACCGCTCCAGGTCCCGTGGGGTTCACCGATCCGGGCCGAGGCGGTGGACAAGAAGCTGGCCACGGGCCAGTTTGACGCGGTAACCATCATCCATAACGAGACCAGCACCGGCGTGATGAGCCCGCTGGAGGAGATTGCCGCCCTGAAGCGCAAGTACCCGGATGTGATGTTCATCGTGGACACCGTCAGTTCGATGTCGGCGGTGAAGTTGCCGTTTGACGAGCTGGGGATTGATGTGATGCTGGCGGGGACGCAGAAGGCTTTTGCGTTGCCGCCCGGCATGACGGTGTTTGTGTGTTCCGAGGCGGCGATGCAACGGGCGGCGACGATTCCGGATCGCGGCTATTACTTCGATTTTTTGGAGTTCCAGAAGAACGCCGAGCAGAACATGACGCCCAGCACACCCAGCATCCCGCACGTGTACGCGCTGGACGACAAGCTGGACGAGATCCTGGCCGAGGGATTGGAAGCGCGGTTCGAACGGCATCGTCGCACCAATCAGATGGTTCGGGACTGGGCGGCGCGTCACGGGTTCACACTCTTTCCGGAGCCGGGCTTTGAATCGCGCACGCTGACCTGCATCAACAACGGGGCCAAGCCCGGCGGACGGGTCATTGACGTCCCGCGATTCCAGCAACTGGTCAAGGAACGCGGCTTCCTCATCGACGGCGGCTACGGCAAGATCAAAGGCACGACCTTCCGCGTGTCCAACATGGGCAACGAAACGGAGGAGACGATGGCCGAGCTGTTGGCCGCCATGGACGATGCGCTGAAGGCCCTGTAG
- a CDS encoding long-chain-fatty-acid--CoA ligase produces MNLPVAFTTSAETHAHQTAVFWGPEEIPYHALLRQTRAVARALTQEFGVQPGDRVGLWLKNRPEFIPAFLGTLTTGAVAVPINNFLKPDEVNYILGDAGVRLLITEEELARHAPALQAVHPDLRLWLAEQFAGLAPAPAGWEPPGFHRPTGELAVLIYTSGTTGRPKGAMLSHGNLLHNVESCRQVLQAVQADRIAVLLPLFHSYMITVGMLLPLLIGGSMVLVRSLHPPRNALAELLQRQATVLPAIPPFYRAIISAPLQPPLPMRLCISGAAPLPVQILKDFEARFGIPLLEGYGLSEASPVVTKNPIHKRKPGSIGIPIPNVEVSIQDDAGNLLPHHTVGEICVRGGNVMLGYWNRPDETAQVLRNGWLLTGDVGYQDSEGYFYITDRKKDMILVNGINVYPREIEEVLYQYPGVKEAAVIGVPDPRRGEQPLAFIAPAEGATLAERPILQFLRERLADYKLPRRIVFMETLPRNATGKILKTTLRQMVATVGPVEELG; encoded by the coding sequence ATGAACCTGCCGGTCGCCTTCACCACCTCGGCCGAAACCCACGCCCACCAAACGGCGGTGTTTTGGGGGCCCGAAGAAATCCCCTACCACGCGCTGCTGCGACAAACCCGCGCAGTTGCCCGGGCGCTCACACAGGAATTCGGTGTCCAACCGGGCGACCGCGTGGGGCTCTGGCTCAAAAACCGGCCCGAGTTCATCCCCGCCTTCCTGGGCACCCTCACCACGGGCGCTGTCGCCGTGCCCATCAACAACTTCCTCAAACCCGACGAGGTCAACTACATCCTGGGCGACGCCGGGGTCCGGCTCCTCATCACGGAGGAGGAACTGGCCCGGCACGCTCCGGCCCTTCAGGCGGTGCACCCGGACCTCCGCCTTTGGCTCGCCGAGCAGTTCGCCGGGCTCGCCCCCGCACCGGCCGGGTGGGAACCGCCCGGATTCCACAGGCCGACCGGGGAACTGGCAGTGCTGATCTACACCTCCGGCACCACCGGCCGCCCCAAGGGGGCCATGCTCTCCCACGGCAATCTCCTCCACAACGTGGAGAGCTGCCGACAGGTCCTGCAGGCCGTGCAGGCCGACCGCATCGCCGTGCTCCTGCCGCTGTTCCACAGCTACATGATCACCGTAGGCATGCTGCTGCCGCTCCTCATCGGCGGCAGCATGGTCCTGGTTCGGTCCCTGCACCCGCCCCGCAACGCCCTGGCCGAGCTCCTGCAACGACAAGCCACCGTCCTGCCTGCCATCCCACCCTTCTACCGCGCCATCATCAGTGCACCCCTGCAGCCACCGCTGCCCATGCGACTCTGCATCAGCGGTGCGGCGCCCCTGCCGGTGCAAATCCTGAAGGATTTCGAAGCGAGGTTCGGTATCCCCCTGCTGGAAGGCTACGGCCTGAGCGAGGCCAGCCCCGTGGTGACCAAAAATCCCATCCACAAACGCAAGCCGGGGTCCATCGGCATACCCATCCCGAACGTGGAGGTCTCCATCCAGGACGACGCGGGCAACCTGCTTCCGCACCACACCGTCGGGGAAATCTGTGTACGCGGCGGCAACGTCATGCTCGGCTACTGGAATCGCCCCGACGAAACCGCCCAGGTCCTGCGCAATGGCTGGTTGTTGACCGGCGACGTCGGTTACCAGGACAGCGAGGGTTACTTCTACATCACCGATCGCAAAAAGGACATGATCCTCGTCAACGGCATCAACGTGTACCCGCGCGAAATCGAGGAGGTACTCTACCAATACCCCGGCGTTAAAGAAGCCGCCGTCATCGGTGTGCCGGATCCGCGCCGGGGTGAGCAACCGTTGGCGTTCATTGCCCCGGCCGAGGGAGCCACCCTCGCGGAGCGCCCGATCCTGCAATTCCTGCGTGAAAGGCTGGCCGACTACAAGCTGCCCCGGCGCATCGTGTTCATGGAAACCCTTCCCCGCAACGCCACCGGCAAAATCCTCAAGACCACCCTCCGCCAAATGGTCGCCACCGTCGGGCCCGTGGAGGAACTGGGCTGA